A region from the Lolium perenne isolate Kyuss_39 chromosome 4, Kyuss_2.0, whole genome shotgun sequence genome encodes:
- the LOC127319643 gene encoding protein NUCLEAR FUSION DEFECTIVE 4-like produces MSSPSSAHWLSLVGSIWLQTVNGPNSDFPVYSSQIKELKNISQVQISFLAFASDAGKLLGWFSGVAALYVPLRLVAFVGAGFGLVGYGIQYLFLNSAGLRFWHLFLLTALAGNGICWINTVCYLLCINNFESRGRVAVSLATSYLGLSAKVYTSLAETIMPGSKAKAYLLLNAVVPMIVTVAVTPSLRLLDLKSEMVSTTDDTAFIVMFAITIATGVCAVAGFSGLSSRVSLGVLLVVPVLIPVALRIRKSMNKIREARTRENRTQQLGSDDAAVVIEVMDIETEEEETIVAAEKPQEEVGGLQLLTKPDFWLYYFSYMFSGTLGLVFLNNLGQIAESRGLAHASTLVSLASSFGFFGRLLPSFLDYYSAKSGHSISRTASMASLMAPMAGAFFLLLNPGNAFLYTSTAIIGTCTGAIASVAVSATSELFGNKNFGVNHNIMVSNIPMGSLCFGYFAALLYQREAGARGTAICSGASCYQTTFAIWGATCVVGTLLCVALYVRSRTRSLAGRLPVGFQWLGRLAKFNVWNLSMMYILDAAFLVSSTDALFFPVGQDIDGRLESLTDIVSDPVVHDDEKNMDPQPPSSPKQPAPSRFAVG; encoded by the exons ATGTCTTCTCCTTCGTCGGCCCATTGGCTGAGCCTCGTCGGCAGCATCTGGCTACAGACCGTCAACGGCCCCAACTCCGACTTCCCGGTCTACTCCTCGCAGATCAAGGAGCTCAAGAACATATCACAGGTGCAGATCAGCTTCCTCGCCTTCGCTTCTGACGCCGGGAAGCTCCTCGGATGGTTCTCTGGGGTGGCCGCCCTCTACGTGCCCCTCCGGCTCGTCGCCTTCGTGGGCGCCGGTTTCGGCCTCGTCGGTTACGGCATCCAGTACCTCTTCCTCAACAGTGCTGGACTCCGGTTCTGGCATCTCTTCCTGCTCACCGCCCTCGCCGGGAACGGCATCTGCTGGATCAACACCGTCTgctacctcctctgcatcaacaACTTCGAGTCCAGGGGCCGCGTCGCCGTCAGCCTCGCCACCAGCTACCTCGGCCTCAGCGCCAAGGTGTACACGAGCCTAGCCGAGACGATAATGCCCGGCTCCAAAGCCAAGGCGTACCTACTCCTCAATGCCGTCGTGCCGATGATCGTCACCGTTGCCGTGACGCCGTCCCTCAGGTTGTTGGACCTCAAGAGCGAGATGGTGTCGACCACGGACGACACAGCATTCATTGTCATGTTCGCAATCACGATCGCCACCGGAGTCTGCGCCGTTGCCGGATTTAGCGGGCTGTCATCCAGGGTCAGCCTCGGCGTGCTGCTGGTTGTTCCCGTGCTCATCCCGGTTGCTCTCAGGATCCGGAAGAGCATGAACAAGATAAGGGAGGCGCGGACGCGCGAGAACAGGACGCAACAGCTGGGCAGCGACGATGCTGCGGTCGTCATCGAGGTGATGGACATTGAGACCGAGGAGGAAGAGACGATCGTGGCGGCGGAGAAGCCCCAGGAGGAGGTCGGGGGCCTCCAGCTGCTCACGAAACCAGACTTCTGGCTCTACTACTTCAGCTACATGTTCAGTGGTACCCTGGGTCTGGTGTTCTTGAACAATCTAGGGCAGATTGCCGAGTCGCGAGGGCTGGCCCATGCTTCCACTCTGGTCTCCCTAGCGTCTTCGTTTGGATTCTTCGGTCGCCTCCTTCCGTCCTTCTTGGACTACTACTCTGCAAA AAGCGGTCACTCCATATCACGGACGGCATCCATGGCGTCCCTAATGGCACCCATGGCCGGCGCCTTCTTCCTGCTGCTCAACCCGGGCAACGCCTTCCTTTACACGAGCACGGCCATCATCGGGACGTGCACGGGGGCTATCGCATCAGTGGCGGTGTCGGCGACGAGCGAGCTGTTCGGCAACAAGAACTTCGGCGTGAACCACAACATCATGGTGTCCAACATCCCCATGGGCTCCCTCTGCTTCGGCTACTTCGCCGCGCTCCTCTACCAGCGCGAGGCCGGGGCACGCGGGACCGCCATCTGCTCCGGCGCCAGCTGCTACCAGACGACCTTCGCCATCTGGGGCGCCACCTGCGTCGTTGGGACGCTGCTCTGCGTAGCGCTCTACGTGCGGTCCCGCACTCGCAGTCTTGCCGGGAGGTTACCGGTGGGGTTCCAATGGCTCGGCCGCTTAGCTAAATTT AATGTGTGGAATTTGTCTATGATGTACATACTGGACGCGGCGTTTCTAGTCTCGAGCACAGATGCTCTCTTTTTCCCGGTGGGCCAGGACATTGACGGACGTTTGGAGAGTCTGACTGATATAGTTTCTGATCCTGTGGTCCATGATGATGAGAAAAACATGGACCCGCAGCCTCCTTCAAGCCCCAAGCAGCCAGCGCCGAGCAGATTTGCTGTcggttaa